The following are from one region of the Apostichopus japonicus isolate 1M-3 chromosome 17, ASM3797524v1, whole genome shotgun sequence genome:
- the LOC139984615 gene encoding squalene synthase-like isoform X2, whose product MDLIQASFHPHELYNLLKFKLGGGRHVIPKQDFSSLSPVAQKCYFYLQKTSRSFSAVIQALDGDLRHAVCIFYLVLRALDTVEDDMTIPNEEKVPLLQTFHEKLELKGWSYTKSNEKDKAVLEDFPVISEEYRGLAEGYRVVISDITKRMGNGMSEFIEKEVVTMADWDLYCHYVAGLVGIGLSRLFSVSSLEDAIVGEDTELANSMGLFLQKTNVIRDYLEDSLEGREFWPREAWCKYGKKLTDFQNLSKLPQAVHCLNELINNALRHVPDVLVYMSRLKNQSVFNFCAIPQVMAAATLAKCYSNPQVFSGVVKIRRGEAVGLMMESTDMPSLRRIISNYSSQLEAKIPRDDPNFILTHQMCLVIQDLCPPVNDRIARIYYWGRLFNVLVIIMAILMYFIYT is encoded by the exons ATGGATTTAATTCAAGCTTCCTTCCATCCTCACGAACTCTACAATCTTCTAAAGTTCAAACTCGGTGGAGGACGCCATGTCATCCCAAAGCAAGACTTT TCTTCACTAAGTCCAGTAGCTCAGAAATGTTACTTTTACCTCCAGAAGACCAGCCGGAGCTTCTCAGCTGTCATTCAGGCTCTTGATGGTGACCTGAG ACATGCAGTGTGTATCTTCTACCTGGTATTGAGGGCGCTAGACACAGTGGAAGACGATATGACCATTCCCAACGAAGAGAAGGTTCCTCTCTTACAAACATTTCATGAGAAACTTGAACTGAAGGGGTGGAGTTACACCAAGAGCAACGAGAAAGATAAAGCGGTACTGGAGGACTTTCCTGTG ATATCTGAAGAGTACAGAGGGCTAGCAGAAGGTTACAGGGTGGTCATCTCCGATATTACAAAGAGAATGGGGAACGGGATGAGCGAATTTATCGAGAAGGAGGTTGTGACCATGGCCGACTGGgatttg TACTGCCATTACGTAGCCGGTCTGGTCGGCATCGGTCTCTCCAGGTTATTCTCCGTTTCTAGCCTCGAAGACGCGATCGTCGGCGAAGACACGGAGCTGGCCAATTCGATGGGATTATTCTTACAGAAGACAAACGTTATTAGGGATTACTTGGAAGATAGTCTCGAAGGCAGAGAGTTTTGGCCAAGAGAG GCCTGGTGTAAATACGGAAAGAAGCTAACAGACTTTCAGAATTTATCAAAGCTACCTCAGGCTGTCCATTGTCTCAACGAGCTCATCAATAACGCCCTACGGCATGTTCCAGACGTCCTGGTCTATATGTCCAGGTTAAAGAACCAAAGTGTCTTCAATTTCTGTGCAATACCTCAA GTCATGGCCGCAGCGACGTTAGCCAAGTGTTACAGCAACCCACAGGTGTTCTCTGGCGTGGTCAAGATCAGAAGAGGGGAAGCGGTGGGCCTGATGATGGAATCCACGGACATGCCAAGTTTAAGACGCATCATATCCAATTATTCGTCCCAG CTGGAAGCGAAGATCCCGAGAGACGACCCAAACTTTATCTTGACGCACCAGATGTGCCTAGTGATACAGGACCTGTGTCCACCGGTAAATGACAGGATTGCTAGAATCTACTACTGGGGCAGACTCTTTAACGTCCTGGTCATAATTATGGccattttaatgtattttatcTATACATAG
- the LOC139984615 gene encoding squalene synthase-like isoform X1 codes for MQKPFGRNVMKEFNFSLRFLPDTMDLIQASFHPHELYNLLKFKLGGGRHVIPKQDFSSLSPVAQKCYFYLQKTSRSFSAVIQALDGDLRHAVCIFYLVLRALDTVEDDMTIPNEEKVPLLQTFHEKLELKGWSYTKSNEKDKAVLEDFPVISEEYRGLAEGYRVVISDITKRMGNGMSEFIEKEVVTMADWDLYCHYVAGLVGIGLSRLFSVSSLEDAIVGEDTELANSMGLFLQKTNVIRDYLEDSLEGREFWPREAWCKYGKKLTDFQNLSKLPQAVHCLNELINNALRHVPDVLVYMSRLKNQSVFNFCAIPQVMAAATLAKCYSNPQVFSGVVKIRRGEAVGLMMESTDMPSLRRIISNYSSQLEAKIPRDDPNFILTHQMCLVIQDLCPPVNDRIARIYYWGRLFNVLVIIMAILMYFIYT; via the exons ATGCAAAAGCCATTTGGAAGAAATGTCATGAAGGAATTCAATTTTTCACTAAG gtttCTGCCCGATACGATGGATTTAATTCAAGCTTCCTTCCATCCTCACGAACTCTACAATCTTCTAAAGTTCAAACTCGGTGGAGGACGCCATGTCATCCCAAAGCAAGACTTT TCTTCACTAAGTCCAGTAGCTCAGAAATGTTACTTTTACCTCCAGAAGACCAGCCGGAGCTTCTCAGCTGTCATTCAGGCTCTTGATGGTGACCTGAG ACATGCAGTGTGTATCTTCTACCTGGTATTGAGGGCGCTAGACACAGTGGAAGACGATATGACCATTCCCAACGAAGAGAAGGTTCCTCTCTTACAAACATTTCATGAGAAACTTGAACTGAAGGGGTGGAGTTACACCAAGAGCAACGAGAAAGATAAAGCGGTACTGGAGGACTTTCCTGTG ATATCTGAAGAGTACAGAGGGCTAGCAGAAGGTTACAGGGTGGTCATCTCCGATATTACAAAGAGAATGGGGAACGGGATGAGCGAATTTATCGAGAAGGAGGTTGTGACCATGGCCGACTGGgatttg TACTGCCATTACGTAGCCGGTCTGGTCGGCATCGGTCTCTCCAGGTTATTCTCCGTTTCTAGCCTCGAAGACGCGATCGTCGGCGAAGACACGGAGCTGGCCAATTCGATGGGATTATTCTTACAGAAGACAAACGTTATTAGGGATTACTTGGAAGATAGTCTCGAAGGCAGAGAGTTTTGGCCAAGAGAG GCCTGGTGTAAATACGGAAAGAAGCTAACAGACTTTCAGAATTTATCAAAGCTACCTCAGGCTGTCCATTGTCTCAACGAGCTCATCAATAACGCCCTACGGCATGTTCCAGACGTCCTGGTCTATATGTCCAGGTTAAAGAACCAAAGTGTCTTCAATTTCTGTGCAATACCTCAA GTCATGGCCGCAGCGACGTTAGCCAAGTGTTACAGCAACCCACAGGTGTTCTCTGGCGTGGTCAAGATCAGAAGAGGGGAAGCGGTGGGCCTGATGATGGAATCCACGGACATGCCAAGTTTAAGACGCATCATATCCAATTATTCGTCCCAG CTGGAAGCGAAGATCCCGAGAGACGACCCAAACTTTATCTTGACGCACCAGATGTGCCTAGTGATACAGGACCTGTGTCCACCGGTAAATGACAGGATTGCTAGAATCTACTACTGGGGCAGACTCTTTAACGTCCTGGTCATAATTATGGccattttaatgtattttatcTATACATAG
- the LOC139984616 gene encoding uncharacterized protein yields MSPFTEGDIPMDGDDEDDLPPLPNGVINVEVEDSDDDEFSDGSEGDGEETGHTGYQLLSQDVESEIPPEDIEHSHDESNPSHVDLPSHLANLMPSQSVEPDPAACVSYRDTQSEQESRKRGMAADEQIKLAMTGVTLPPSNAPSWVTTLDEDEWKKILQRSMKEHTRTDGDKGKDINPNR; encoded by the exons ATGAGCCCTTTTACGGAGGGCGATATACCGATGGACGGTGACGATGAAGATGATCTCCCACCGCTGCCAAATGGCGTGATAAATGTTGAAGTAGAGGACAGTGATGACGATGAATTCAGTGATGGATCGGAAGGTGACGGAGAGGAGACGGGTCACACAGGTTACCAGTTATTGTCTCAGGATGTGGAGTCGGAG ATTCCACCAGAAGATATCGAACATTCCCACGACGAATCTAATCCTTCCCACGTCGACCTGCCTAGTCATCTAGCGAATTTGATGCCCTCTCAGAGTGTAGAGCCAGACCCAGCAGCCTGCGTCAGCTACCGAGATACACAGTCGGAACAGGAGAGCAGGAAACGAGGCATGGCTGCCGACGAACAAATTAAACTGGCTATGACCGGGGTTACACTACCCCCTTCTAATGCTCCGTCATGGGTCACCACTTTAGACGAAGATGAATGGAAGAAGATTCTGCAGAGGAGTATGAAAGAACACACAAGAACTGACGGAGATAAAGGCAAAGATATCAACCCAAATAGGTGA